From the genome of Amia ocellicauda isolate fAmiCal2 chromosome 14, fAmiCal2.hap1, whole genome shotgun sequence, one region includes:
- the LOC136767986 gene encoding uncharacterized protein LOC136767986 has product MKLCCIALCLCVGVLLPTLIFAGRDNETSKESSDIDALSKHYRILPMFIQASAPLVDPKKLRPATGSEPMPDDLRRILFPGDNLRKGVHPKKVQNRGVAVWGDYSKMYVAVHKNINGFRCRPSELMLGSCAVSKTTEHYYYFIYGLNECGNNRSIINGRLVYSNTLRYSPPTSSHPVIRGVSFTVPIQLVYNRYGFASRTLHSI; this is encoded by the exons ATGAAGCTGTGCTGCATTGCTCTCTGCCTCTGTGTAGGAGTATTATTACCTACACTGATCTTTGCCGGCCGTGACAATGAGACTTCAAAGGAATCCTCCGACATCGATGCGCTGTCCAAGCACTACCGCATTCTCCCCATGTTCATCCAGGCGTCGGCTCCTCTGGTAGACCCAAAGAAACTCCGGCCGGCCACTGGCAGCGAGCCCATGCCGGATGACCTGAGGCGCATCCTGTTCCCCGGTGACAACCTACGGAAAGGCGTGCATCCCAAGAAGGTCCAGAACCGAGGCGTTGCAGTGTGGGGAGACTACAGTAAGATGTACGTGGCAGTGCATAAGAACATCAACGGTTTCAGGTGCAGGCCTTCGGAGCTCATGCTGGGGAGCTGCGCCGTCAGTAAGACCACTGAGCACTACTACTACTTCATCTACGGGCTGAACGAGTGTGGGAACAATCGATCG ATCATTAATGGCCGACTGGTGTACTCCAACACTCTGCGCTACTCCCCGCCAACTTCTTCACACCCAGTAATCCGGGGCGTGTCCTTCACTGTGCCCATCCAGCTTGTCTACAACCGGTATGGATTTGCTTCCAGAACTCTACATAGCATTTGA